In a genomic window of Bubalus bubalis isolate 160015118507 breed Murrah chromosome 17, NDDB_SH_1, whole genome shotgun sequence:
- the LOC102392001 gene encoding acyl-CoA dehydrogenase family member 10 isoform X1, with amino-acid sequence MAVPNIRLVRKMMDIPKDSLEKDLKDLLGPQVTGPLEFLQFDHGQSNPTYYVKLANHQLVLRKKPPGTLLPSVHAVEREFGMMEALVNAGAHMPKVLHLGEESSIVGNPFYPMEYCPGLINKDPSPPGLEPHQRWAIYIAMSRVLCKIHSVDLKAAGLEDCGKHGQASSATMKQTGKLTEFMCNLAWDFPVKEGFQVFKEMLATKPLMGCHHSWSRPQSLLSTLGMRSYVTSTDSSPAHVSKGALIFSPEGLSPRVRELYQRLKEFMEQHVYPAEPELQRHQVSAERWTPSPLVEDLKEKAKAEGLWNLFLPLETDPEKKYGAGLTNVEYAHLCEVMGTSLYAPEIFNCCAPDTGNMELLVRYSTEEQKARWLIPLLEGKARSCFAMTEPQVASSDATNIESSIREEDGFYVINGHKWWITGILDPRCQLCVFMGKTDPHAPRHQQQSMFLVPMDTPGIKIIRPLRVYGLEDAPGGHGEVLFEQVHVPKENIILGPGRGFEILLGRLGSGRIHHCMRLIGCSERVLALMKARAKSRVAFGKPLVEQGTVLADIALSCVEIEQARLLVLKAAHVMDVAGNKAAGLDIAMIKMVAPSMASRVIDHAIQVFGAAGLSSDHPLAQFFVGVRVLRLADQVHQRSVAKMELKHRS; translated from the exons ATGGCTGTTCCAAACATTCGCCTTGTGAGAAAGATGATGGATATTCCCaaagactccttggagaaggacCTCAAAGACTTACTGGGGCCCCAAGTCACAG GCCCATTGGAATTCCTTCAGTTTGATCACGGGCAGTCAAATCCCACCTACTATGTCAAGCTGGCTAACCATCAGCTGGTTCTGAGGAAGAAACCCCCCGGGACACTTCTTCCATCTGTGCATGCAGTAGAGAGGGAGTTCGG GATGATGGAAGCCCTTGTAAATGCTGGAGCCCATATGCCCAAAGTTCTTCACCTCGGTGAAGAGTCAAG CATCGTCGGCAACCCCTTCTATCCGATGGAATACTGCCCAGGCCTCATCAACAAAGACCCCTCTCCGCCAGGCTTGGAGCCCCACCAGAGGTGGGCCATCTATATTGCCATGAGCAGAGTCTTATGCAAGATTCACAGTGTGGACCTCAAGGCTGCGGGCCTGGAAGACTGTGGGAAACATG GGCAAGCAAGCTCGGCAACTATGAAACAAACTGGAAAGCTGACTGAATTTATGTGTAACCtggcatgggattttccagtcaaagaGGGATTCCAGGTTTTCAAGGAGATGCTGGCCACCAAACCATTAATGGGGTGCCACCACTCATGGTCCAGGCCACAGTCCCTGCTGAGCACCCTAGGCATGAGGAGCTATGTCACCTCCACAGACTCTTCTCCAGCTCATGTCTCAAAGGGAGCTCTGATCTTCTCTCCAGAAGGCCTTTCCCCCCGAGTCAGGGAGCTATATCAGCGGCTGAAGGAGTTTATGGAACAACATGTGTACCCCGCTGAGCCGGAGCTACAGCGTCACCAGGTCTCAGCTGAGAGGTGGACCCCCTCCCCGCTGGTCGAAGATCTCAAG GAGAAAGCCAAGGCCGAAGGACTTTGGAACCTTTTCCTACCCCTGGAGACTGATCCTGAGAAGAAATACGGAGCTGGGCTGACCAACGTGGAGTACGCACATTTGTGTGAGGTCATGGGCACGTCTCTGTATGCTCCCGAG ATCTTTAACTGTTGTGCTCCAGACACGGGGAACATGGAGCTTCTGGTTCGATACAGCACCGAGGAGCAGAAGGCCCGCTGGTTGATTCCATTGCTGGAGGGAAAGGCTCGTTCCTGTTTCGCTATGACTGAGCCCCAG GTCGCCTCCTCAGATGCCACCAACATTGAGTCTTCCATCCGAGAGGAAGATGGCTTCTACGTCATCAATGGTCACAAGTGGTGGATCACAG GCATCCTGGATCCTCGCTGCCAGCTCTGCGTGTTTATGGGAAAAACAGACCCACATGCCCCACGCCACCAGCAGCAGTCCATGTTCTTGGTTCCCATGGATACCCCAGGGATAAAAATCATCCGGCCTCTGAGGGTGTATGGGCTGGAGGACGCACCAG GTGGCCACGGTGAAGTCCTGTTCGAGCAGGTGCACGTGCCCAAAGAGAACATCATCCTGGGCCCCGGCCGGGGCTTTGAGATCCTCCTAGGCCGACTAGGTTCTGGCAGGATCCATCACTGCATGCGGCTGATTGGCTGCTCAGAGAGGGTGTTGGCGCTCATGAAGGCCCGA GCGAAGTCCCGCGTGGCCTTTGGGAAGCCCCTTGTAGAGCAGGGCACGGTCCTGGCAGACATTGCCCTGTCCTGCGTGGAGATCGAGCAGGCCCGGCTGCTGGTGCTGAAAGCTGCCCACGTCATGGATGTGGCGGGAAATAAG GCTGCAGGTCTGGATATTGCCATGATTAAAATGGTGGCCCCATCCATGGCTTCCCGAGTGATTGATCATGCTATTCAG GTCTTCGGAGCAGCAGGGCTGAGCAGTGACCACCCACTGGCTCAGTTCTTCGTGGGGGTCCGGGTACTGCGCCTTGCTGATCAGGTGCACCAGAGGTCAGTGGCCAAGATGGAGCTGAAGCACCGCAGTTAG
- the LOC102392001 gene encoding acyl-CoA dehydrogenase family member 10 isoform X2 — protein MAVPNIRLVRKMMDIPKDSLEKDLKDLLGPQVTGPLEFLQFDHGQSNPTYYVKLANHQLVLRKKPPGTLLPSVHAVEREFGMMEALVNAGAHMPKVLHLGEESSIVGNPFYPMEYCPGLINKDPSPPGLEPHQRWAIYIAMSRVLCKIHSVDLKAAGLEDCGKHGQASSATMKQTGKLTEFMCNLAWDFPVKEGFQVFKEMLATKPLMGCHHSWSRPQSLLSTLGMRSYVTSTDSSPAHVSKGALIFSPEGLSPRVRELYQRLKEFMEQHVYPAEPELQRHQVSAERWTPSPLVEDLKEKAKAEGLWNLFLPLETDPEKKYGAGLTNVEYAHLCEVMGTSLYAPEIFNCCAPDTGNMELLVRYSTEEQKARWLIPLLEGKARSCFAMTEPQVASSDATNIESSIREEDGFYVINGHKWWITGILDPRCQLCVFMGKTDPHAPRHQQQSMFLVPMDTPGIKIIRPLRVYGLEDAPGGHGEVLFEQVHVPKENIILGPGRGFEILLGRLGSGRIHHCMRLIGCSERVLALMKARAKSRVAFGKPLVEQGTVLADIALSCVEIEQARLLVLKAAHVMDVAGNKAAGLDIAMIKMVAPSMASRVIDHAIQRANKRLIVNNLTGDHLSLVSQNANSYKYPAQSPPLRAP, from the exons ATGGCTGTTCCAAACATTCGCCTTGTGAGAAAGATGATGGATATTCCCaaagactccttggagaaggacCTCAAAGACTTACTGGGGCCCCAAGTCACAG GCCCATTGGAATTCCTTCAGTTTGATCACGGGCAGTCAAATCCCACCTACTATGTCAAGCTGGCTAACCATCAGCTGGTTCTGAGGAAGAAACCCCCCGGGACACTTCTTCCATCTGTGCATGCAGTAGAGAGGGAGTTCGG GATGATGGAAGCCCTTGTAAATGCTGGAGCCCATATGCCCAAAGTTCTTCACCTCGGTGAAGAGTCAAG CATCGTCGGCAACCCCTTCTATCCGATGGAATACTGCCCAGGCCTCATCAACAAAGACCCCTCTCCGCCAGGCTTGGAGCCCCACCAGAGGTGGGCCATCTATATTGCCATGAGCAGAGTCTTATGCAAGATTCACAGTGTGGACCTCAAGGCTGCGGGCCTGGAAGACTGTGGGAAACATG GGCAAGCAAGCTCGGCAACTATGAAACAAACTGGAAAGCTGACTGAATTTATGTGTAACCtggcatgggattttccagtcaaagaGGGATTCCAGGTTTTCAAGGAGATGCTGGCCACCAAACCATTAATGGGGTGCCACCACTCATGGTCCAGGCCACAGTCCCTGCTGAGCACCCTAGGCATGAGGAGCTATGTCACCTCCACAGACTCTTCTCCAGCTCATGTCTCAAAGGGAGCTCTGATCTTCTCTCCAGAAGGCCTTTCCCCCCGAGTCAGGGAGCTATATCAGCGGCTGAAGGAGTTTATGGAACAACATGTGTACCCCGCTGAGCCGGAGCTACAGCGTCACCAGGTCTCAGCTGAGAGGTGGACCCCCTCCCCGCTGGTCGAAGATCTCAAG GAGAAAGCCAAGGCCGAAGGACTTTGGAACCTTTTCCTACCCCTGGAGACTGATCCTGAGAAGAAATACGGAGCTGGGCTGACCAACGTGGAGTACGCACATTTGTGTGAGGTCATGGGCACGTCTCTGTATGCTCCCGAG ATCTTTAACTGTTGTGCTCCAGACACGGGGAACATGGAGCTTCTGGTTCGATACAGCACCGAGGAGCAGAAGGCCCGCTGGTTGATTCCATTGCTGGAGGGAAAGGCTCGTTCCTGTTTCGCTATGACTGAGCCCCAG GTCGCCTCCTCAGATGCCACCAACATTGAGTCTTCCATCCGAGAGGAAGATGGCTTCTACGTCATCAATGGTCACAAGTGGTGGATCACAG GCATCCTGGATCCTCGCTGCCAGCTCTGCGTGTTTATGGGAAAAACAGACCCACATGCCCCACGCCACCAGCAGCAGTCCATGTTCTTGGTTCCCATGGATACCCCAGGGATAAAAATCATCCGGCCTCTGAGGGTGTATGGGCTGGAGGACGCACCAG GTGGCCACGGTGAAGTCCTGTTCGAGCAGGTGCACGTGCCCAAAGAGAACATCATCCTGGGCCCCGGCCGGGGCTTTGAGATCCTCCTAGGCCGACTAGGTTCTGGCAGGATCCATCACTGCATGCGGCTGATTGGCTGCTCAGAGAGGGTGTTGGCGCTCATGAAGGCCCGA GCGAAGTCCCGCGTGGCCTTTGGGAAGCCCCTTGTAGAGCAGGGCACGGTCCTGGCAGACATTGCCCTGTCCTGCGTGGAGATCGAGCAGGCCCGGCTGCTGGTGCTGAAAGCTGCCCACGTCATGGATGTGGCGGGAAATAAG GCTGCAGGTCTGGATATTGCCATGATTAAAATGGTGGCCCCATCCATGGCTTCCCGAGTGATTGATCATGCTATTCAG
- the LOC102392001 gene encoding acyl-CoA dehydrogenase family member 10 isoform X3, whose amino-acid sequence MAVPNIRLVRKMMDIPKDSLEKDLKDLLGPQVTGPLEFLQFDHGQSNPTYYVKLANHQLVLRKKPPGTLLPSVHAVEREFGMMEALVNAGAHMPKVLHLGEESSIVGNPFYPMEYCPGLINKDPSPPGLEPHQRWAIYIAMSRVLCKIHSVDLKAAGLEDCGKHGQASSATMKQTGKLTEFMCNLAWDFPVKEGFQVFKEMLATKPLMGCHHSWSRPQSLLSTLGMRSYVTSTDSSPAHVSKGALIFSPEGLSPRVRELYQRLKEFMEQHVYPAEPELQRHQVSAERWTPSPLVEDLKEKAKAEGLWNLFLPLETDPEKKYGAGLTNVEYAHLCEVMGTSLYAPEIFNCCAPDTGNMELLVRYSTEEQKARWLIPLLEGKARSCFAMTEPQVASSDATNIESSIREEDGFYVINGHKWWITGILDPRCQLCVFMGKTDPHAPRHQQQSMFLVPMDTPGIKIIRPLRVYGLEDAPGGHGEVLFEQVHVPKENIILGPGRGFEILLGRLGSGRIHHCMRLIGCSERVLALMKARAKSRVAFGKPLVEQGTVLADIALSCVEIEQARLLVLKAAHVMDVAGNKAAGLDIAMIKMVAPSMASRVIDHAIQMHNTVNGFN is encoded by the exons ATGGCTGTTCCAAACATTCGCCTTGTGAGAAAGATGATGGATATTCCCaaagactccttggagaaggacCTCAAAGACTTACTGGGGCCCCAAGTCACAG GCCCATTGGAATTCCTTCAGTTTGATCACGGGCAGTCAAATCCCACCTACTATGTCAAGCTGGCTAACCATCAGCTGGTTCTGAGGAAGAAACCCCCCGGGACACTTCTTCCATCTGTGCATGCAGTAGAGAGGGAGTTCGG GATGATGGAAGCCCTTGTAAATGCTGGAGCCCATATGCCCAAAGTTCTTCACCTCGGTGAAGAGTCAAG CATCGTCGGCAACCCCTTCTATCCGATGGAATACTGCCCAGGCCTCATCAACAAAGACCCCTCTCCGCCAGGCTTGGAGCCCCACCAGAGGTGGGCCATCTATATTGCCATGAGCAGAGTCTTATGCAAGATTCACAGTGTGGACCTCAAGGCTGCGGGCCTGGAAGACTGTGGGAAACATG GGCAAGCAAGCTCGGCAACTATGAAACAAACTGGAAAGCTGACTGAATTTATGTGTAACCtggcatgggattttccagtcaaagaGGGATTCCAGGTTTTCAAGGAGATGCTGGCCACCAAACCATTAATGGGGTGCCACCACTCATGGTCCAGGCCACAGTCCCTGCTGAGCACCCTAGGCATGAGGAGCTATGTCACCTCCACAGACTCTTCTCCAGCTCATGTCTCAAAGGGAGCTCTGATCTTCTCTCCAGAAGGCCTTTCCCCCCGAGTCAGGGAGCTATATCAGCGGCTGAAGGAGTTTATGGAACAACATGTGTACCCCGCTGAGCCGGAGCTACAGCGTCACCAGGTCTCAGCTGAGAGGTGGACCCCCTCCCCGCTGGTCGAAGATCTCAAG GAGAAAGCCAAGGCCGAAGGACTTTGGAACCTTTTCCTACCCCTGGAGACTGATCCTGAGAAGAAATACGGAGCTGGGCTGACCAACGTGGAGTACGCACATTTGTGTGAGGTCATGGGCACGTCTCTGTATGCTCCCGAG ATCTTTAACTGTTGTGCTCCAGACACGGGGAACATGGAGCTTCTGGTTCGATACAGCACCGAGGAGCAGAAGGCCCGCTGGTTGATTCCATTGCTGGAGGGAAAGGCTCGTTCCTGTTTCGCTATGACTGAGCCCCAG GTCGCCTCCTCAGATGCCACCAACATTGAGTCTTCCATCCGAGAGGAAGATGGCTTCTACGTCATCAATGGTCACAAGTGGTGGATCACAG GCATCCTGGATCCTCGCTGCCAGCTCTGCGTGTTTATGGGAAAAACAGACCCACATGCCCCACGCCACCAGCAGCAGTCCATGTTCTTGGTTCCCATGGATACCCCAGGGATAAAAATCATCCGGCCTCTGAGGGTGTATGGGCTGGAGGACGCACCAG GTGGCCACGGTGAAGTCCTGTTCGAGCAGGTGCACGTGCCCAAAGAGAACATCATCCTGGGCCCCGGCCGGGGCTTTGAGATCCTCCTAGGCCGACTAGGTTCTGGCAGGATCCATCACTGCATGCGGCTGATTGGCTGCTCAGAGAGGGTGTTGGCGCTCATGAAGGCCCGA GCGAAGTCCCGCGTGGCCTTTGGGAAGCCCCTTGTAGAGCAGGGCACGGTCCTGGCAGACATTGCCCTGTCCTGCGTGGAGATCGAGCAGGCCCGGCTGCTGGTGCTGAAAGCTGCCCACGTCATGGATGTGGCGGGAAATAAG GCTGCAGGTCTGGATATTGCCATGATTAAAATGGTGGCCCCATCCATGGCTTCCCGAGTGATTGATCATGCTATTCAG